One segment of Deltaproteobacteria bacterium DNA contains the following:
- a CDS encoding ATP-dependent helicase: MKQYLIKEEPCQLQEQAFSIPYKEVLNPAQYEAVTTLQGPLLVVAGAGSGKTRTLTYRVARLVEEGVPPGSVLLLTFTRKASQEMLRRAAVVLDERCEKVAGGTFHSFANLTLRRHAKEIGFGSGFNILDRADSEDVISLLRARLNLNLKGRRFPQKRTIVNIYSKAVNKGVAIEEVILEDHPHFVKDAPDLLRLHKAYETYKKEHCMMDYDDLLLYMKVLLEGNQAVRETLSHTYRYIMVDEYQDTNRIQADIVRLLAATHNNVMVVGDESQSIYAFRGANIGNIMDFPEIFPGTKTIKLEENYRSTQPILDVTNVIIDRAQRKYTKVLFTRKKGGVPPALVMAEDEHMQSQFVAQKILELREEGIPLGEIAVLFRSGYHAFDLEIELNGRNIPFVKVGGFKFMETAHIKDLLAHMRILANPLDSVSWHRALLLLENVGPKAADEIFHGVASSGKGVGGLAAIKPKPRYAQAFERFKDALEDLQADRLSVADIGARLVQYYQAILERKFDDHPKRAKDLEHLLTIMERYKGIEKFLSDMALEPPNASIDDVLAADYNDEQLVLSTIHSAKGLEWHTVFIIWTLEGRFPAAYIVRSDEDMEEELRLMYVAASRAKENLFFSYPVKIYDRGTGMVLSSPSRFIEGISEDILEPWSLTRDYEDEPLQWQGIAM; the protein is encoded by the coding sequence ATGAAACAATACCTTATCAAAGAAGAGCCCTGCCAGCTGCAAGAGCAGGCCTTTTCCATCCCATACAAGGAGGTCCTGAATCCTGCTCAATATGAGGCTGTAACCACTTTGCAGGGGCCCCTTCTTGTAGTTGCCGGGGCAGGGAGCGGCAAGACCAGGACCCTCACATATCGGGTTGCCCGACTCGTGGAGGAAGGTGTGCCGCCCGGTTCCGTTTTGCTGCTGACCTTTACGCGGAAGGCATCACAGGAGATGCTTCGAAGAGCCGCCGTCGTGCTGGATGAGCGCTGTGAAAAGGTGGCAGGCGGCACCTTTCATTCTTTTGCCAACTTAACTTTGAGAAGACATGCCAAAGAGATCGGTTTTGGGTCAGGGTTCAACATTCTGGATCGTGCCGACTCAGAAGACGTGATTAGTCTTCTCCGCGCCAGGCTGAACTTGAATCTCAAGGGGCGGCGCTTTCCGCAGAAGAGGACCATAGTCAACATCTATAGCAAGGCTGTGAACAAGGGAGTTGCCATTGAGGAGGTTATCCTTGAAGATCACCCCCATTTTGTAAAGGATGCGCCGGACCTGCTGCGCCTTCATAAGGCCTATGAAACGTACAAGAAAGAGCATTGCATGATGGATTACGATGATCTCTTGCTTTACATGAAGGTCTTGCTTGAAGGAAACCAGGCTGTGAGGGAGACACTCTCGCACACGTATCGTTACATCATGGTGGATGAATACCAGGATACCAACAGGATTCAGGCCGATATTGTCAGACTCCTTGCTGCTACGCACAATAACGTGATGGTAGTGGGGGACGAGTCCCAGTCTATTTATGCCTTCCGAGGGGCTAATATCGGAAATATCATGGATTTCCCCGAAATATTTCCAGGCACAAAGACGATTAAGTTGGAAGAAAACTATCGCAGCACACAGCCCATACTTGACGTAACCAATGTCATTATTGATCGGGCGCAAAGAAAATACACCAAGGTGCTCTTTACGCGGAAAAAAGGGGGCGTTCCTCCTGCCCTGGTGATGGCGGAAGATGAGCATATGCAGTCACAGTTTGTAGCCCAGAAGATCCTTGAACTGCGAGAAGAAGGTATTCCCCTTGGTGAGATTGCCGTGCTGTTTAGGTCCGGTTATCATGCCTTTGACCTGGAGATTGAGCTGAATGGGAGAAACATCCCATTTGTAAAGGTGGGCGGGTTTAAGTTCATGGAAACGGCCCACATCAAAGACCTTCTGGCTCACATGCGGATTCTGGCCAATCCCCTGGATTCTGTTAGCTGGCATCGGGCGCTCCTTTTGTTGGAAAACGTCGGACCCAAGGCGGCAGACGAAATATTTCACGGCGTGGCGAGCTCAGGCAAGGGTGTTGGCGGCTTGGCCGCCATCAAACCGAAACCTCGTTATGCCCAGGCCTTTGAAAGGTTTAAAGACGCGCTTGAAGACCTCCAGGCAGATCGCCTTTCCGTGGCTGATATTGGCGCAAGGCTTGTGCAGTATTATCAAGCCATTTTAGAAAGGAAGTTTGACGATCATCCCAAGCGTGCCAAGGACCTTGAGCACCTCTTAACGATAATGGAACGTTACAAGGGCATTGAGAAATTCCTTTCTGATATGGCCCTGGAGCCTCCCAATGCCAGCATAGACGACGTTCTTGCCGCCGATTATAATGATGAGCAACTTGTTCTTTCCACGATTCATTCAGCAAAGGGGCTGGAATGGCACACGGTCTTTATCATCTGGACCCTGGAGGGCCGATTTCCGGCTGCTTACATTGTACGCAGTGACGAAGATATGGAGGAAGAGCTTAGGCTTATGTATGTGGCTGCCTCGCGGGCGAAAGAGAATCTCTTCTTTTCCTATCCGGTGAAAATATATGATCGAGGCACAGGGATGGTCCTGTCAAGCCCCTCGCGATTTATCGAAGGCATTTCAGAGGACATACTGGAGCCCTGGTCTCTGACGAGGGATTACGAAGACGAGCCTCTCCAGTGGCAGGGTATTGCAATGTAG
- a CDS encoding HAD family hydrolase — protein sequence MHFQAVIFDLDGTLLDTLADIADSVNSTLARFGLPTHGVGTYRQFIGDGITMLVSRALPAEKRNDDIVTDCVKVFRENYSRNWKVNTRPYHDVEELLDSLSAKHVKMAVLSNKPDDFTKRCIDELLPNHGFEMILGQRDGIPRKPDPAGALEIAEGLGIKPSRFLYLGDSAVDMETAVRAGMFPVGALWGFRPLEELWEHGAQAVIHGPMELLGLLKKLRNYEFSMAFLEQA from the coding sequence ATGCATTTTCAGGCTGTAATCTTTGATCTAGATGGGACGCTGCTTGACACCCTGGCAGACATTGCTGACTCGGTGAACAGTACCTTGGCAAGATTCGGGCTTCCCACCCATGGGGTGGGCACGTATCGCCAATTCATCGGTGACGGCATCACCATGCTTGTCTCACGTGCACTGCCTGCTGAAAAACGCAATGATGATATTGTAACGGATTGTGTAAAGGTATTTCGAGAAAACTATAGCCGCAACTGGAAGGTAAACACCAGGCCATATCACGATGTGGAGGAACTCCTGGACTCGCTCTCCGCCAAGCACGTGAAGATGGCCGTGCTATCGAATAAACCTGACGATTTCACCAAGCGTTGTATCGATGAGCTCTTGCCGAACCACGGCTTTGAAATGATTTTAGGCCAGCGTGATGGCATTCCGAGGAAGCCTGACCCCGCTGGCGCTCTCGAAATAGCTGAGGGCCTCGGTATCAAACCATCTCGATTTCTGTATCTGGGAGATTCGGCTGTCGACATGGAGACAGCCGTCCGTGCAGGCATGTTCCCGGTAGGGGCGCTGTGGGGTTTTAGACCGCTGGAGGAGTTATGGGAACATGGTGCGCAGGCAGTGATCCATGGGCCGATGGAGCTCTTGGGGCTCTTGAAAAAATTGAGGAATTACGAATTCAGCATGGCATTTTTAGAACAGGCGTAA
- a CDS encoding nicotinate phosphoribosyltransferase — MTGLPHRVELLIDLYELTMAASYLENGMTDHATFSLFIRKYPPNRGYFVAAGLEDFLEYVANFHFSKSDLAYLDSTRTFSQEFLDYLKEMRFTGSIRAMGEGEIFFQDEPILEVTAPVIEAQILETFVINTISLQTMIATKASRCVHAAAGRGLVDFSLRRTHGIDAGLKVARSSYIVGFGATSNVLAGKLYGITTAGTMAHSYISSFGDEIEAFRAFARSFPKKTILLIDTYDTVAGAKKASIVGQEMAKKGGKLLGVRLDSGDMTLLSRQVRKILDESGLQDTDIFASSSFDEYKIAKTIKDGARIDAFGVGTKMGVSADSPYFDIVYKLVQYADRPIIKRSTGKVNLAGKKQVFRRSEKDGLFFEDVIGLQDETLEDGLPLLETVMENGKCMRPHPPLQVIRDRFKKNFSSLHERHKLLQNSTPYPVRISSQLQKLQESL; from the coding sequence ATGACAGGCCTTCCTCACAGAGTCGAGCTTCTGATCGATCTTTACGAACTCACTATGGCTGCCAGCTACCTTGAAAACGGCATGACCGATCATGCCACATTTTCGCTATTTATAAGAAAATATCCACCTAACAGGGGCTATTTTGTAGCAGCAGGCCTTGAGGACTTCCTTGAATACGTGGCTAACTTCCATTTTTCAAAAAGCGATCTAGCTTATCTGGATAGTACCCGCACGTTTTCACAGGAGTTTCTCGACTATCTCAAGGAGATGCGTTTTACGGGTAGCATCCGGGCCATGGGCGAGGGAGAGATCTTTTTTCAGGACGAACCGATCCTTGAAGTGACAGCTCCGGTCATAGAAGCTCAAATTCTGGAAACATTCGTAATCAACACCATAAGCCTCCAGACCATGATTGCCACTAAGGCATCCCGATGTGTCCACGCGGCGGCCGGTCGCGGGCTTGTCGATTTCTCCCTTCGAAGGACTCACGGAATCGATGCCGGCTTAAAGGTTGCCCGCAGCAGCTATATTGTCGGATTTGGCGCCACCAGCAATGTGCTTGCCGGAAAGCTCTACGGTATCACCACCGCAGGAACCATGGCCCATTCCTACATCAGTTCCTTTGGAGATGAGATTGAAGCTTTCAGGGCTTTTGCCCGGTCCTTTCCGAAAAAAACCATTCTCCTCATCGACACCTATGACACCGTGGCCGGCGCCAAAAAGGCGTCTATCGTGGGGCAGGAAATGGCCAAAAAAGGGGGCAAGCTGTTGGGGGTTCGTCTGGACAGCGGCGACATGACCCTGCTGAGCCGGCAAGTACGCAAAATCCTGGATGAATCAGGCCTTCAAGACACGGATATCTTTGCCAGTAGCAGTTTTGATGAGTACAAGATCGCCAAAACCATTAAAGACGGGGCCAGAATTGACGCCTTTGGGGTAGGAACCAAGATGGGGGTTTCTGCCGATTCCCCCTATTTTGACATAGTATACAAGCTCGTCCAATACGCAGACCGCCCCATTATTAAGCGCAGCACCGGCAAGGTGAATCTGGCCGGCAAAAAGCAGGTCTTTAGAAGATCGGAAAAGGACGGGCTTTTTTTTGAAGATGTCATCGGGCTGCAAGACGAGACCTTAGAAGACGGACTACCCTTGTTGGAAACGGTGATGGAAAACGGAAAGTGCATGCGCCCACACCCCCCGCTTCAGGTAATTCGGGATAGATTCAAAAAGAATTTTTCCTCACTTCATGAAAGGCACAAATTGCTGCAGAACAGCACACCTTACCCCGTTAGAATAAGCAGCCAGCTACAAAAATTGCAAGAAAGCTTGTAA
- a CDS encoding iron-sulfur cluster assembly scaffold protein yields MSNSLDKFADRLQEEINQEVMETYGEQVYERWRNPRFGGPMENPTGRGRVTGSCGDTMEIFLRLENGIVSDASYTTDGCGCSAVCALVACELAIKKEPEMLTEITGEAILGVLGGLPEDDVHCAFLAAETLEAALDACMRQGS; encoded by the coding sequence ATGAGCAATTCCCTTGACAAGTTTGCCGATCGCTTGCAAGAAGAGATCAATCAAGAAGTCATGGAAACTTACGGAGAGCAGGTGTACGAGCGATGGCGCAATCCACGGTTTGGAGGTCCCATGGAAAATCCCACAGGGCGCGGTCGTGTGACCGGAAGCTGCGGTGATACCATGGAGATCTTTCTCCGACTCGAGAACGGTATTGTCTCTGACGCATCCTATACGACGGACGGATGTGGTTGCAGCGCCGTATGCGCTTTAGTGGCCTGTGAACTGGCCATCAAAAAAGAGCCCGAGATGTTAACAGAAATTACTGGCGAGGCAATCCTTGGAGTCCTTGGAGGTCTCCCTGAAGATGACGTTCACTGCGCCTTTTTGGCTGCTGAAACCCTGGAAGCTGCCCTGGACGCATGTATGCGCCAGGGCAGTTAA
- a CDS encoding PbpA, giving the protein MQNFQRWKDYQRKLQRKALGKRLFRQGFWFFPCLLLLGLATQFSKVDLSTGSLEKSADTSNVLMKKDLRGLIEDPEVLCNGPGGKIHLSYSGNSFSTKTTLDSSLQAYMSKKIHGSKSPLIGFIAMEPASGRILSLVDSKKMKGVKSVCLSSQFPAASIFKIVSAAAAIDRCNMSADTKLKYNGRKHTLYKNQLTDRTNRYTNSVSLKVSFAESINPAFGKLGIFCLKKDLLQKYAVRFGFNQPINFELPLQPSRTSVDDDPYHWAELACGFNRETMISPVHGAMMAAAILNDGKLVEPTIIEVITDNENNPVYSGNTRVIRQVLTPKSSREMKELMAATISRGTSRRAFRGFRRDRILKKLLIGGKTGSIKNKSDELLYDWFVGFCAEKAGTRKLALAVLVVHDKLLRARAQEYARLAMRHYFKKPSPRGIS; this is encoded by the coding sequence ATGCAGAATTTTCAACGCTGGAAAGATTATCAAAGGAAGTTGCAGCGAAAAGCCCTTGGCAAAAGGCTTTTCAGGCAAGGCTTCTGGTTCTTCCCGTGCTTGCTGTTGTTAGGGCTGGCAACGCAATTCTCCAAGGTTGATCTGTCAACCGGTTCTTTAGAAAAGTCGGCTGACACCTCAAACGTGTTGATGAAAAAAGACCTCAGGGGGCTGATAGAAGATCCCGAGGTTCTGTGCAACGGCCCCGGTGGCAAGATCCATCTCAGTTACTCCGGCAATTCCTTTTCCACGAAAACAACCCTGGACAGCAGTCTTCAAGCCTATATGTCGAAAAAAATCCACGGCTCCAAATCCCCTCTGATTGGATTTATCGCTATGGAGCCCGCATCCGGAAGGATACTTTCCCTGGTCGATTCCAAGAAAATGAAAGGGGTAAAGAGTGTCTGCCTCAGCAGTCAATTCCCGGCCGCAAGTATCTTTAAGATCGTTAGCGCTGCCGCTGCCATTGATCGCTGCAACATGTCAGCCGACACAAAATTGAAGTACAACGGACGCAAGCATACCCTTTACAAGAATCAATTGACCGATCGAACGAATCGTTACACGAACAGTGTATCCCTGAAAGTCTCCTTTGCCGAATCGATCAATCCTGCATTCGGCAAACTGGGCATTTTCTGTCTGAAAAAAGACCTCCTTCAAAAATATGCTGTTCGATTTGGATTTAATCAACCGATTAATTTTGAACTCCCTCTTCAGCCGAGTCGGACTTCAGTCGATGACGATCCCTATCATTGGGCGGAACTGGCTTGCGGCTTTAATCGAGAAACCATGATATCTCCCGTTCATGGGGCAATGATGGCCGCCGCGATTCTCAATGATGGAAAGCTCGTGGAACCAACGATCATTGAAGTCATAACCGACAATGAGAATAACCCTGTCTATTCCGGCAATACCCGCGTCATCAGACAGGTCCTGACCCCAAAATCGAGTCGGGAGATGAAAGAATTGATGGCGGCAACGATTTCTCGTGGCACAAGCAGGCGCGCTTTCAGGGGATTTCGGCGCGATCGGATCTTGAAAAAGCTTCTTATCGGCGGAAAAACAGGTTCGATCAAAAACAAGAGCGATGAGTTGCTCTATGATTGGTTCGTGGGTTTCTGTGCGGAAAAAGCCGGCACGAGAAAGCTAGCCCTTGCAGTATTAGTTGTACACGACAAACTCCTCAGGGCAAGGGCTCAAGAATATGCCCGTCTTGCCATGAGACACTATTTCAAGAAACCTTCACCACGCGGCATCTCCTAA
- a CDS encoding PilZ domain-containing protein: MTVKENPSKEKRGSPRIDFRLSVMVRGRQGLKEVRNFGLYGVFIQTEDPSQFKSGDEIYLKMKLPREKKAIQVKARVAHVSEKGVGIEFIDLPPRDAMSMDLCFSLFKHTIPLPGI, translated from the coding sequence ATGACAGTGAAAGAGAACCCGTCAAAGGAGAAGAGAGGAAGCCCGCGGATAGATTTCCGTCTGTCTGTGATGGTAAGGGGGAGACAGGGGTTAAAGGAGGTCAGAAACTTCGGTCTTTACGGGGTCTTTATTCAGACGGAGGACCCATCACAGTTTAAGAGCGGGGATGAAATCTATCTGAAAATGAAGCTTCCCCGGGAAAAGAAGGCCATTCAGGTGAAGGCTCGGGTTGCCCATGTATCTGAAAAGGGTGTTGGCATTGAGTTCATAGACTTGCCCCCAAGAGATGCCATGTCTATGGATCTCTGTTTTAGTCTTTTCAAGCATACCATCCCGCTACCAGGCATCTAA
- a CDS encoding cysteine hydrolase: MSRKALIVVDMVNDFVDENGALYCGQSARDIIPFVKNRISCYRKAGDLVVYLQDSHAEDDKEFDRFPKHCITGTWGHRIVPELVPAEGDTVIQKRRYSGFFETELSDLLEKHGIRDVEVIGVCTNICVMDTVGGLANRDYNVTVPRAGAADFDPEFHEFALKRMDKIYGATIL; this comes from the coding sequence ATGTCCCGGAAAGCCCTGATTGTCGTCGATATGGTAAACGATTTTGTGGATGAAAATGGCGCCTTGTATTGCGGCCAATCGGCTCGCGATATCATCCCTTTTGTCAAGAACCGTATATCGTGCTACCGCAAAGCCGGGGACCTTGTCGTCTATCTGCAGGATTCCCATGCAGAAGATGACAAGGAGTTCGATAGATTTCCAAAGCATTGCATAACTGGCACATGGGGGCACAGGATCGTGCCGGAACTTGTCCCGGCCGAAGGAGATACCGTCATACAAAAAAGACGTTACAGCGGCTTCTTTGAAACTGAACTGAGCGATTTGTTAGAAAAGCACGGAATTCGAGATGTGGAGGTTATAGGAGTCTGCACGAATATCTGCGTTATGGACACCGTCGGGGGGCTTGCCAATCGAGATTACAATGTCACAGTGCCGAGAGCAGGTGCGGCCGACTTTGACCCTGAGTTTCACGAATTTGCCCTCAAGCGTATGGACAAGATCTACGGAGCTACAATCCTATGA